CGGTATTGCTCGACGACGGCGCGGAGCTGGCGTTTCCCGCTCCCGCGTTCGACTCCTCCGGGTTGCGGCTGCTGCGCCTCGGCCAGCGGGTACGCATCGAGCACGATGAGTCCGGGCACGTTAAACGCATCAC
The sequence above is a segment of the Solwaraspora sp. WMMD406 genome. Coding sequences within it:
- a CDS encoding cold-shock protein; this translates as MQGTVATFDPATRTGTVLLDDGAELAFPAPAFDSSGLRLLRLGQRVRIEHDESGHVKRITLPTFD